The nucleotide window GGGGCTCTGCGGAGAAGTCGGTCAGCTGGTTGTTGAGGAGGAAGCCGTCGACCATGTGGTAACTGCCGAAAGCGGATTCGATCGTGGTGGTCATCGTGGCGACGTTGCCGTAGCGGTCGGCGACGGTGATGTGGCTGGTCCCGTGTTCGGGGCCGGCATACGACCCGAGGGGTACCGGGCCGAGGTCGCCCGCCGGCGCCTCGCCGAGTGAGGACTCGGGCTTGATGAGCGCCGCTCGCGACCGCAGATAGGCCGGGTCGAGGATGGTCGCCACCCCGCGCCCGGGCAGCGGGACGAAATCGGGGTCGGCGACGTACTTGTCGCGATCGGCGTAGGCGAGGCGCTCGGCCTCGGTGACGAGGTGTACCGCGGCCGGGTCGGGACGTCCGCCGTCGGTGTCGACATCGGTCGGCGGCATCGACGGGAGGTCGAAGTTCGCCAGGATGCCCAGCGCCGACGCCACGGCGATCCCGCCCGACGACGGTCCGGGCATCGCGACGATCTCTCGTCCGCGATACGTCGTGACGACCGGCTCCCGCACGATCGCACGGTAGTCGCGAAGGTCTTGCACGGTCATGAGGCTCGGTGTCATGCCGCCCTCGGTGCTGCCGGCCTCGGCGACGATGGCCTGGGCGAGCGGCCCGTCGTACATGGCTCCGGCGCCGTCGGTCGCCAGCGCACCGAGCGTCTTCGAGTACGCCGGGTTGACGAGCCGGGTGCCGGCCGGCTTGGCCGTGCCGTCGGCGGACAGGAAGTACGCGCGTGTATCCGCGTTGACGGCGAGCTCGGCCGCCGACGCGGCGATCGCGGTCGCGAGCCGCGGACTGATGTCGAAACCGTTGTCGGCCAGCTGTACTGCGGGATCGAACAGGTCTCGCCATGCGTGGCCGCCGAATTCACCGTGGACCATCTCGAGCATCCGCAGCACGCCCGGCACGCCGATGGACCGACCCGACGCGCGGGCACTCGGCACCGGCGGTGCGGGATCGTCCGGGCTGATCCGGGCCAGATAGGTCTCGGTGGCGGCGGCCGGCGCCGTCTCGCGACCGTCGAAGGCCCGCACACTCTTCGACGCCGCGTCGTAGTAGAGCGCGAAGGCGCCACCACCGATGCCGGAGGACTGCGGCTCGACGAGGCCGAGCACCAGCTGCGCGGTGACCAGGGCGTCGGCGGCGGTGCCTCCGTCGCGCAGGACCTCGCAGGCCGCACGGGTGGCGAGCGGATTCGCGGTTGCCGCCGCGTAGGTTTCGGTGACGACGGGTCTCATCCCCGTGCGAAACCCCGAGGCCACCTCGGGTCTGGTGGCGATGTCGGTCGGTGCGGCGGACACGGCCTCGGCTTCGATCATCTCCCCGTTGGGGATCTCGGCGCAGGTCACCGGACTCGCTCCCGGTTCGGCCGGATCGCCGCCGCAGGCGGTCGTCAGCAGAGCGGTGGCCGTCACCACGGCCAGAGCGCGCACCACCAGTGAGATTCCGCGACGTGGCGTCATCGACCAAGCGTACTGGCCGGTCGACCGCTCGTGACGAGAACCGGGTCGAGGTGTTCAGGAGAGTACGGCCACGCATAGGGTCGACGGGAGGGCCGCGCCGACACGGTCGGCCGAACGAGACGAACGGGGAGAATCGTGGGAGTGGTACGGCATCAGGCGAGGATCGACGGGCCGCGCGAGAAGGTGTTCAGCTACGTCGACGGCTATCAGAACGTCAGCGAATACCTCTTCGGCGTCACCCGCTTCGAACCCACGACCGATCAGACGAGCGGCCTGGGCGCGACGTTCGCGGTGTCGATCGACGTCGGTCCCAAGACGCTGAAGTCGGTTGTCGAGTGCACCGAGTATGTCGAGAACGAACTCATCACGCTGGAGGCGATCGACGGATTCGCGGCGAACACCACGTGGCGCTTCGCCGACGCCGATGGCGGCTCGGCGACCGACATGGACGTGGAGGTCACGTACACGTTGCCGGGCGGGATGGCGGGCAAACTCCTCGGCAAGGTCGTGGGACCGTTTGCCGCACAGGCGGTCCGGCAGACCGAGGCCACCATCGGCAAGAAGGTCCGCGCCACCGGCTGATCTCGCCGGTTCAGCCCGCCTCCACGTCGGCGGGCTCGGGTATCCGGTTGGGCAGGTGGCGCGAGAACAGCAAGGCCAGGACGAGAAGGCCGAACACGACGAACAAGGCCTGCTGCAGCGCTGCGATCTGCGACTCCGCGTACACCTGGGACACCGTTTGCGCGGCATCCGGCGAGCCACCCGCGTCGAGGACGATGGTGCGGGCCTCGTCGGCGGAGATGATGGGTACGCCCGCATCGTCCACGGCCGCGACCACACGTTGCTGGTCATCGGGTGAGAGGGTCTCGGACTCGCTCACCGCCGACACGAAGCCCGACGAGAGCATGAGCAGGAAGACCGAACCCGCGACCGCGGTGCCGAACGACGAACCCAGGTTCTGGAAGGTGCCCTGCAGGCCCCCGACTTCGGAGGTGTCCTTCTCCTCGACGGCGGACATGTTGACGTTGCCCAGTTGTGAGGCGAGCAATCCGAAGCCCGCGCCCACGACGAACATGCCCGCGGCGAAGGCGGCGCTGCGCAGGTCGGTGCCCACCGAGGCGATGACCAGAAGTGTCCCGAGAGCCATCGTGATCTGCCCGCCGCGCGCGATGAACCGGGCGGATCGTCGTGCGGTGAGCCAGGATCCGAGTATCGAGAAGATGACGAGGCCCACCGAGAGCGGCAGGATCTTCACCCCGGTCTGCAGGGCGTCGCGTCCGAGCATCGTCTGCAGGTACACCGGGACCACGAAGAAGAGCGCGGCGATCGCGAAGTACTGCGCGAGGAAGCCGCCGAGCCCGCTGCGCAGTGCGGCGATCCGGAACAATTCGACGCGCAGCAGCGGTTGCCTGCCGGAGTCGGCGAGGGCACGTTGGCGCAGGACGAACAGCCAGAGGACGACGACCCCGAGCAAGAGCAGGTATGCGACGGGCGAGACACCGAGGGGAGCGATCTCGTTGCCGCCGAACTCAGGTGGATGCTGCGGCTTCAGCCAACCCCACGTCTTCGACTGCAGGACGCCGTAGACGACGAGCGCCAGGCCACCGGCGGATGCCAGGACGCTCAGCGGGTCGATACGCACGCTCGGGTCACGGGGTCCATCACGAATCAGTTTGGCCGCGAACAGGACCGCCACCATCACGACGGTCTCGGCGACGAACACGTAGCGCCACGACAGGTAGGTGGTCATCACCCCGCCGAGCAGCGGGCCGACCGCGGCGGCGAGCCCGGTGACCGCGCCCAGGATCGAGAATGCGGTGACACGCGCCTTGCCGGTGTAGTTGATGGCGGCCAGCGAGGCGATCGCGGGGATGACGAGGACCGCACCCAGCCCCTCGACCAGTGACCAGCCGATCAGCAGGACGGTCAGGTTGGGGCTCAGCGCCGTGGTCAGCGAGCCGAT belongs to Gordonia sp. KTR9 and includes:
- a CDS encoding gamma-glutamyltransferase family protein — translated: MTPRRGISLVVRALAVVTATALLTTACGGDPAEPGASPVTCAEIPNGEMIEAEAVSAAPTDIATRPEVASGFRTGMRPVVTETYAAATANPLATRAACEVLRDGGTAADALVTAQLVLGLVEPQSSGIGGGAFALYYDAASKSVRAFDGRETAPAAATETYLARISPDDPAPPVPSARASGRSIGVPGVLRMLEMVHGEFGGHAWRDLFDPAVQLADNGFDISPRLATAIAASAAELAVNADTRAYFLSADGTAKPAGTRLVNPAYSKTLGALATDGAGAMYDGPLAQAIVAEAGSTEGGMTPSLMTVQDLRDYRAIVREPVVTTYRGREIVAMPGPSSGGIAVASALGILANFDLPSMPPTDVDTDGGRPDPAAVHLVTEAERLAYADRDKYVADPDFVPLPGRGVATILDPAYLRSRAALIKPESSLGEAPAGDLGPVPLGSYAGPEHGTSHITVADRYGNVATMTTTIESAFGSYHMVDGFLLNNQLTDFSAEPRDDDGALLANRVSPGKRPRSSMAPTLVLQPGTDGAPAEVVAALGSPGGSVIIQFVIKTIVGMLDWGLDPQQAVSMIDFGSANTPTSNVGGEHPLVDTADDGADDPLVRGLRERGAEVSVEEQSSGLSALLRQDGGWIGGADPRREGAVMGDDATLR
- a CDS encoding SRPBCC family protein; the encoded protein is MGVVRHQARIDGPREKVFSYVDGYQNVSEYLFGVTRFEPTTDQTSGLGATFAVSIDVGPKTLKSVVECTEYVENELITLEAIDGFAANTTWRFADADGGSATDMDVEVTYTLPGGMAGKLLGKVVGPFAAQAVRQTEATIGKKVRATG
- a CDS encoding MFS transporter — its product is MRSWSVIIILAVSQFVMVLDSTVMNVSISVVADDLGTSITGMQAAITFYALTMAAFMLTGGKLGDLMGRARAFKIGAVIYGIGSLTTALSPNLTVLLIGWSLVEGLGAVLVIPAIASLAAINYTGKARVTAFSILGAVTGLAAAVGPLLGGVMTTYLSWRYVFVAETVVMVAVLFAAKLIRDGPRDPSVRIDPLSVLASAGGLALVVYGVLQSKTWGWLKPQHPPEFGGNEIAPLGVSPVAYLLLLGVVVLWLFVLRQRALADSGRQPLLRVELFRIAALRSGLGGFLAQYFAIAALFFVVPVYLQTMLGRDALQTGVKILPLSVGLVIFSILGSWLTARRSARFIARGGQITMALGTLLVIASVGTDLRSAAFAAGMFVVGAGFGLLASQLGNVNMSAVEEKDTSEVGGLQGTFQNLGSSFGTAVAGSVFLLMLSSGFVSAVSESETLSPDDQQRVVAAVDDAGVPIISADEARTIVLDAGGSPDAAQTVSQVYAESQIAALQQALFVVFGLLVLALLFSRHLPNRIPEPADVEAG